The Elusimicrobium sp. An273 DNA window TGGGCGTCAGAGGCAACGTGCGCTATGTCCGCGCCGAAGTGCCGCTGGCTGAAATGTTCGGTTATGCCACCAACGTCCGCTCGCTCTCTCAGGGCCGTGCGTCGTTTACGATGGAACCGAGCCACTATGCCGAGGTGCCGGCCAACGTCGCGAAAGCGATTATTGAAAAACGCACCGCCGCAAAAGTGGCTGCTTAACACTTTACCCTTGCGCCCGCCTGTGCGGGCGCAAGGTTGCATTAGAGAATAAGGAGTATAAAAATGGCAAAGGAAAAATTTTCCCGCAGCAAACCGCACGTGAACGTGGGAACGATCGGGCACGTGGACCATGGTAAGACGACGTTAACGACGGCGATCACGAAGGTATTGG harbors:
- a CDS encoding GTP-binding protein is translated as MAKEKFSRSKPHVNVGTIGHVDHGKTTLTTAITKVL